In a genomic window of Siphonobacter curvatus:
- a CDS encoding DUF3526 domain-containing protein: MKLSIVRVIWNLELKILSRNKVLVALFAIMLVMLLSALWIGNSMYRKQEQTIGKIQVHEAEMLDSLKTRIRRIEANHMVHPGFIWDDPTFAYNTARNEGPKFAVKQPFVLQALNVGQSDIQPFYYKVYINKKQYLTYEGEIDNSLLQFIGNFDFAFVVIYLFPLLIIVFTYNVLSSEKEQGTWVLLKTSNQSIARLIQLRVSIRYVLFTGLFWLLVIPIMVALLGSSFLATSNWWWTFALVSLYFGFWFVLSFLVNSFSLTSTVNAMVLIFLWLFTGILIPNVLQIGLSQAYPIPSRISQTNEERKAVNKYFEKDGQLLTKEVFSSPRTLIRQASIVTPGMVYGYGVIVYKSQEIKDAAAEVAERKLYGQIEKQQAAIQAFQLLSPALMMQEELSALSGTHWFQFNAFSRDVDQFRKRTQQFYYPKMTYESTYRTFSVKDAEAIPTFTPQSYHDYSWSKIPQAFISYLAIMGLLGWIGHRKLLNAQR, translated from the coding sequence ATGAAATTATCCATCGTTCGGGTCATCTGGAACCTGGAATTGAAAATATTATCCCGGAATAAAGTACTGGTGGCTTTGTTTGCCATCATGCTTGTGATGCTCCTTTCCGCCCTCTGGATTGGCAACAGCATGTACCGCAAACAGGAACAGACCATCGGCAAAATTCAGGTTCACGAAGCCGAAATGCTCGATAGTCTTAAAACCCGTATCCGCCGGATTGAAGCGAACCACATGGTTCACCCCGGCTTTATCTGGGACGATCCGACCTTTGCCTATAACACCGCCCGTAACGAAGGACCCAAGTTTGCGGTTAAGCAACCCTTTGTTTTACAAGCTCTTAATGTGGGGCAAAGTGACATTCAGCCCTTTTATTACAAAGTGTACATCAACAAGAAGCAGTACCTGACGTACGAAGGGGAAATTGATAATAGTCTGCTCCAGTTCATTGGGAACTTTGATTTTGCCTTCGTAGTCATCTACCTGTTTCCCCTGTTGATTATCGTATTTACGTACAACGTATTATCGAGTGAAAAGGAACAGGGAACTTGGGTACTGCTCAAAACCAGTAATCAATCCATTGCCCGCTTGATTCAACTACGGGTTAGTATTCGTTACGTGCTCTTTACGGGTCTGTTCTGGTTGCTGGTCATTCCCATCATGGTGGCTTTGCTGGGCAGCAGCTTTTTAGCCACTTCGAACTGGTGGTGGACCTTCGCCCTGGTTTCGTTGTACTTCGGATTCTGGTTTGTCCTTTCTTTTCTGGTGAACAGTTTCTCGCTAACCTCGACCGTAAATGCCATGGTTTTGATTTTCCTTTGGCTATTTACGGGGATCCTGATTCCTAATGTATTACAGATTGGTCTGAGTCAGGCATATCCTATTCCCAGCCGGATTTCGCAGACCAATGAGGAACGGAAAGCCGTCAACAAGTACTTTGAGAAAGACGGACAGCTCCTGACGAAGGAAGTCTTTAGCAGTCCCCGGACTCTGATTCGGCAGGCTTCGATTGTCACGCCCGGTATGGTGTATGGGTATGGCGTAATCGTTTACAAGAGTCAGGAAATTAAAGATGCGGCGGCAGAGGTAGCGGAGCGGAAATTGTACGGGCAAATCGAAAAACAGCAGGCGGCCATCCAAGCTTTTCAACTGCTTAGTCCGGCCCTAATGATGCAGGAAGAGCTTTCCGCTTTGTCGGGAACGCACTGGTTTCAGTTTAACGCCTTTAGCCGCGATGTGGATCAGTTCCGCAAACGCACGCAGCAGTTTTATTACCCGAAAATGACGTATGAATCTACCTATCGCACGTTTTCGGTAAAAGACGCTGAGGCGATTCCCACCTTTACGCCCCAGTCGTATCATGATTATAGCTGGAGCAAAATTCCGCAGGCGTTTATCAGCTACCTGGCTATTATGGGACTGTTGGGCTGGATCGGGCACCGTAAGTTACTGAACGCTCAACGGTAG
- a CDS encoding helix-turn-helix domain-containing protein: MSPDSTVPKILPLLAQRLSTVIQNRIVVIPETFGSGTCSGYVFNEHIRLLILNYDLREDLIVKSPEVMPPGKMILFKFQNVIPETQGANRPSVLIATSHMQTDGVVPIHSHRSTLNIEIDAQYLKSLLDTSHLPPLLQSLIENTQPLLFEEMIFPSLQTLVDAIVSEPVEETFKLFFLRVKVEELICRLLMVLKKRDQTPLYALNPHDLEIIYTIRDQMLARLETPPVIEELARQAHMSSSKFKRLFRQIFGDSLFSYYQTFRIKEAARLLKEEKLSVAEVGYRLGFTNLSHFSKVFHEHIGTKPKQYSRS, translated from the coding sequence ATGAGCCCAGATTCAACCGTACCTAAAATTCTACCTTTACTGGCACAACGACTAAGTACAGTCATTCAGAACCGAATTGTCGTCATTCCGGAGACCTTTGGCAGCGGTACCTGTTCCGGCTATGTTTTCAATGAGCATATCCGGTTACTGATTCTGAATTACGACCTCCGCGAAGATCTGATTGTTAAGAGTCCGGAGGTCATGCCTCCCGGAAAAATGATTCTTTTCAAATTTCAGAACGTCATTCCCGAAACCCAAGGTGCCAATAGACCTTCGGTTTTGATTGCTACCAGCCACATGCAAACCGATGGTGTGGTTCCCATTCACTCCCATCGATCTACCCTCAACATCGAAATAGACGCTCAGTATTTAAAGAGTTTGCTGGATACTTCGCACCTGCCGCCCCTTCTGCAAAGCCTTATCGAAAACACGCAGCCTTTGCTTTTTGAAGAAATGATTTTCCCGTCGCTACAGACCCTAGTGGACGCGATTGTTAGCGAACCCGTCGAAGAAACCTTTAAGCTATTTTTTCTACGAGTCAAGGTAGAAGAGCTGATTTGCCGATTACTGATGGTTTTAAAAAAGCGGGATCAGACGCCGCTGTATGCCCTGAATCCACACGATCTGGAAATCATCTACACGATTCGGGATCAGATGCTTGCCCGACTAGAAACGCCGCCGGTTATTGAAGAATTAGCCCGGCAGGCCCACATGAGTTCCTCCAAATTCAAACGCCTATTCCGGCAGATTTTCGGCGACAGCCTTTTTAGTTATTACCAAACCTTCCGAATTAAAGAAGCGGCCCGCTTGCTGAAAGAAGAAAAGCTATCGGTAGCAGAGGTGGGATACCGGCTGGGCTTTACCAACCTGAGTCATTTCTCCAAGGTGTTTCACGAACACATCGGTACGAAACCGAAACAATACAGTCGTTCCTGA
- a CDS encoding FAD-dependent oxidoreductase, which yields MVLKDKKVAIIGAGPVGLTMARLLQQKGVDVRVYERDPDANARIWGGTLDLHWESGQKVFQQAGLLESYLDKAVPMGRTLADELGRIHFTKQPTPENQYNQPEINRNVLREILLNSLADGTVMWDRKCTSLEVAEGSWVLHFDKGLKATADVIIGANGGMSQVRKWVTDREVEETGTLMIQGEVVNPAVECPNFYELCQGNILMSAYTGKALVANPNNRGVLTYNVILPNKGDTSSTESMRRLIADQFKSWAEPYQQLFRATSVYWALPTRKLPLDKAWKTNRPLPITLIGDAAHLMPPFAGQGVNTGLMDALLLAENLTSENYESVSAAIAAYEQEMRVYATKAQEESARNEQQMRLPDFSFHAFIRRND from the coding sequence ATGGTACTCAAGGATAAGAAAGTAGCGATCATTGGTGCGGGTCCGGTGGGCCTGACCATGGCCCGATTACTCCAGCAAAAAGGCGTGGATGTAAGGGTGTACGAACGGGACCCAGATGCCAACGCCCGAATCTGGGGTGGTACGCTGGATTTACACTGGGAATCGGGTCAGAAAGTCTTTCAACAGGCGGGTTTGCTGGAAAGTTACCTGGACAAAGCCGTACCGATGGGACGGACGCTGGCGGATGAACTGGGCCGTATACACTTCACAAAACAACCTACGCCCGAAAACCAGTACAACCAACCCGAAATTAACCGGAATGTGCTACGGGAAATTCTGCTGAATAGTTTAGCCGACGGGACGGTGATGTGGGACCGCAAATGTACTAGTCTCGAAGTAGCGGAGGGGAGTTGGGTACTGCATTTTGACAAGGGGCTAAAGGCCACGGCTGATGTAATCATTGGAGCGAATGGCGGGATGTCTCAGGTAAGAAAATGGGTAACGGATCGTGAAGTGGAAGAGACGGGAACGCTGATGATTCAGGGGGAGGTGGTCAATCCCGCCGTTGAATGCCCGAATTTTTATGAATTATGTCAGGGTAACATCCTGATGAGTGCTTATACGGGAAAGGCCCTGGTGGCCAATCCCAACAACCGGGGCGTGTTGACGTACAATGTCATTCTGCCGAATAAAGGCGATACTTCCAGTACGGAAAGTATGCGGAGACTGATTGCCGATCAGTTCAAAAGTTGGGCAGAACCCTATCAGCAGTTATTTCGGGCTACCTCGGTTTACTGGGCATTACCGACGCGGAAGTTACCGCTCGATAAAGCCTGGAAAACGAATCGTCCCTTACCCATCACGCTCATCGGCGATGCCGCCCATCTCATGCCGCCCTTTGCGGGTCAGGGGGTCAATACGGGTTTGATGGACGCTCTGTTATTGGCCGAAAACTTAACTAGTGAAAACTACGAAAGTGTATCAGCGGCGATTGCTGCGTATGAACAGGAAATGCGGGTTTACGCAACGAAAGCCCAGGAGGAGTCGGCCCGGAATGAACAGCAAATGCGGCTGCCGGACTTTTCGTTTCATGCGTTTATTCGTAGAAACGATTAA
- a CDS encoding SDR family NAD(P)-dependent oxidoreductase, whose product MKAITSPTNYEGQCQKPLGSGFNSQSTASEVMQGIDLTGKIAIVTGGNTGIGLETTRVLAAAGAKVIVGARDIDKAKKNLQGMPNVELEALDLIDTDSIAAFAETFLASNRPLHLLINNAGIMWVPLRRDSRGLESQLVTNYLGQFQLVAQLWPALKKAVGARVINVSSQGHQFAPFNFDDPNFTHRAYETLQAYGQSKTASNLFALELDERGKEFQVRAYSVHPGSIHGTELGREAPRELFQQMGFCDADGNLLPEVRASLKTIPQGAATTVWCATSPLLNPLGGVYCEDADVAELAIDGPGSKGVQLYSLTKENAKRLWAWTEAITGLDFPIH is encoded by the coding sequence ATGAAAGCTATAACATCACCTACCAATTACGAAGGCCAATGCCAAAAACCACTGGGTTCCGGGTTCAACTCCCAATCTACTGCTAGTGAAGTCATGCAGGGAATTGACCTCACCGGAAAAATTGCCATCGTTACGGGTGGGAATACGGGAATCGGCCTGGAAACCACCCGGGTACTGGCCGCTGCTGGGGCAAAGGTCATTGTAGGGGCCCGGGATATTGATAAAGCCAAGAAAAACCTTCAGGGTATGCCGAATGTAGAACTTGAAGCACTGGATTTAATCGATACTGACTCCATTGCTGCCTTTGCCGAAACATTTCTGGCTTCGAATCGTCCCCTTCACCTGCTCATTAACAACGCGGGCATTATGTGGGTACCTTTGCGGAGAGACAGCCGGGGTCTGGAATCTCAACTCGTTACCAATTACCTGGGGCAGTTTCAACTGGTTGCCCAGCTTTGGCCCGCTCTAAAAAAGGCCGTTGGGGCTCGGGTGATTAATGTTTCATCGCAGGGTCATCAGTTTGCTCCGTTTAATTTCGACGATCCTAATTTTACGCATCGGGCTTACGAAACTTTACAGGCGTATGGTCAATCCAAGACAGCTAGTAATTTGTTCGCTTTGGAGCTGGACGAGCGGGGGAAAGAATTTCAGGTCAGAGCTTACTCGGTGCATCCGGGTTCCATTCATGGTACGGAACTGGGCCGGGAAGCACCCCGGGAGCTATTTCAGCAAATGGGCTTCTGTGATGCGGATGGTAATCTGTTACCCGAAGTACGGGCTTCCTTAAAAACGATTCCTCAGGGTGCCGCAACGACGGTCTGGTGTGCTACCAGTCCTTTGCTCAACCCACTGGGAGGCGTCTATTGTGAAGATGCGGACGTGGCTGAATTAGCTATCGATGGGCCGGGAAGTAAAGGTGTACAACTATATTCGCTAACGAAAGAAAATGCCAAACGACTCTGGGCCTGGACTGAAGCAATAACGGGATTAGACTTTCCAATCCATTGA
- a CDS encoding helix-turn-helix domain-containing protein, producing the protein MEHLSTYLTPEIKLSCYEDKFFKSDVVFDQHMLIWFISGETKIIQAETTHVFKAGDIFLIPRNKPSTIINYPKDGLPHKTVVMLLTTPILRDFYRNQSVHVTIHPNPTIQSFTNHPLLESCLTSLIPYFQLQDPFPASLASLKITEAISILRTIDPTIDRVLANFDDPYKVELIRFMEQNYQFNMPLEKFGYLTGRSLTTFKRDFRKAFNTTPQRWLTQKRLELAHYQLAEKKQKPIDVCYEAGFENLSHFSYAFKKHFGYTPSSLR; encoded by the coding sequence ATGGAGCACCTTTCAACGTATTTGACCCCTGAGATCAAACTTTCCTGTTACGAAGACAAATTTTTTAAGTCTGACGTCGTGTTTGATCAACATATGCTGATCTGGTTCATTTCCGGTGAAACCAAAATTATACAGGCCGAAACGACGCATGTCTTCAAGGCTGGAGATATTTTCTTGATTCCCCGTAACAAACCGTCTACTATCATCAACTATCCCAAAGATGGCTTGCCCCATAAAACGGTTGTCATGCTTCTGACGACGCCAATCCTGCGGGATTTTTATCGAAATCAGTCGGTTCATGTCACTATTCATCCCAATCCTACCATTCAAAGCTTTACAAATCATCCCTTACTCGAAAGTTGTCTGACTTCTCTGATTCCGTACTTCCAGCTACAGGACCCCTTCCCAGCGAGCCTGGCCTCCCTGAAAATTACCGAAGCAATCAGTATTCTGAGGACCATCGATCCGACGATTGACCGTGTACTGGCCAACTTTGACGATCCCTACAAAGTGGAACTGATTCGTTTTATGGAGCAAAACTATCAGTTTAATATGCCTCTGGAGAAGTTTGGTTATCTAACGGGTAGAAGCTTAACGACATTCAAGCGGGATTTTAGGAAAGCCTTCAATACGACGCCTCAGAGATGGCTGACACAAAAACGCCTGGAACTGGCCCATTACCAACTCGCCGAGAAAAAACAGAAACCCATTGATGTCTGCTACGAAGCAGGATTTGAAAACTTATCACACTTCTCGTACGCATTTAAAAAACATTTCGGGTATACCCCTTCAAGCTTACGGTAA
- a CDS encoding TonB-dependent receptor codes for MLDLKGAFNCHMLPMYFRQLLLVCLCTIALSSHAQRLSSIRGVIQNQTGSPLPAITVRITELNKVTTSNQGGEYRFSNLTPGHYTLVFSSIGFKTLHKKVELKAEEESHIEVTLQESTVDLNTVTVVGRTEVQEVNRQAFNVTAIDAKQLYNSTLDLSSALDRVSGVRVRESGGVGSNFNLSLNGFSGNRIRYFIDGVPMDNFGSSFQINNIPINIADRLEVYKGVVPIWLGSDALGGAINIVTGDRFRNYVDASYSYGSFNTHRSVVNAAFTTKGGFTFRLNAFQNYSDNNYKVTVDAADIYTGAYQRNAVLRRFHDTYHNETVVANVGVVGKKFADQLLLGITLGKNYKEFQTGARMVAVFGGWHRRGNIVMPTLKYRKTDLIKGLDVTLNANYNLGQERNIDTLSARFDWFGNSKPNVSGEGRGRSLSKYSNNNGLATATVNYKLSERQALALSNAFSTFNRKGSDVFNPSFTRGDVRPRLNKNVLGLGYTYDEKDKWSTSIFGKYLYQNTAGQSSFNKLGFGAAVSYFVTPTLQLKASYERANRLPEANELFGDVELVEGNLTLKPEESQNINAGLSYGFAVKEDHRFLINANAIYRYSYNYIYSRFNQNQSALVLDNLDGVFTVGGEGEVRYSYKKLFTLGTTLTYQYLQNQQEYVLDNYGNWVKSPVYKDQMPNIPFFFGNVDASVTLRNLGQKGNVLNIGYNMLYVHSFWLYWPSRGIASDITKSGIPMQLTHDMNAVYSLKNGRYNIGLEVRNLTNRRLYDNFSLQKPGRGFYLNVRYFFNSFKI; via the coding sequence ATGCTCGATCTGAAAGGGGCGTTTAACTGTCACATGTTACCGATGTATTTTAGACAACTTTTGCTGGTGTGTTTATGCACCATCGCTCTTTCTTCGCATGCTCAACGTCTAAGTTCGATTCGAGGAGTTATCCAGAACCAGACCGGTTCTCCTTTGCCAGCCATTACTGTTCGTATTACTGAACTGAACAAGGTTACCACTTCCAATCAGGGAGGAGAATATCGTTTTTCGAATCTTACCCCAGGGCATTACACGCTGGTCTTCAGTAGTATAGGATTCAAAACGCTACATAAAAAAGTAGAACTGAAAGCGGAAGAGGAGAGTCACATCGAAGTCACCTTGCAGGAGAGTACGGTTGATCTCAATACGGTTACCGTGGTGGGTCGCACGGAGGTTCAGGAAGTGAATCGCCAGGCGTTTAATGTTACGGCTATTGATGCCAAGCAGTTGTACAACTCGACGCTGGATCTGAGTAGTGCCCTGGACCGGGTATCCGGCGTACGGGTGCGGGAGTCCGGTGGTGTGGGGTCCAACTTTAACCTTTCGTTGAATGGTTTTTCGGGCAATCGGATTCGCTATTTTATTGATGGGGTACCGATGGACAATTTCGGTTCCTCCTTTCAAATCAACAACATCCCCATCAACATCGCGGATCGGCTGGAAGTGTACAAAGGAGTTGTACCCATCTGGCTGGGTTCAGATGCTCTGGGTGGAGCGATTAACATTGTTACGGGGGACCGATTCCGGAATTATGTAGATGCTTCGTATTCGTATGGTTCCTTCAACACGCATCGTAGTGTAGTAAACGCCGCTTTTACGACCAAAGGGGGATTCACCTTCCGGTTGAACGCTTTCCAGAACTATTCGGATAACAACTACAAAGTAACCGTGGATGCCGCTGACATCTACACGGGAGCGTACCAGCGTAATGCAGTCCTGAGACGTTTCCACGACACGTACCACAATGAAACGGTTGTAGCCAATGTCGGTGTGGTAGGTAAAAAATTCGCGGATCAACTGCTTTTGGGCATAACCCTTGGAAAAAATTACAAAGAGTTTCAGACCGGAGCCCGGATGGTAGCGGTATTCGGCGGCTGGCACCGACGCGGTAACATCGTCATGCCCACCCTGAAGTATCGGAAAACCGACCTGATCAAGGGGCTGGACGTGACACTGAACGCCAATTACAACCTGGGTCAGGAGCGAAACATTGATACGCTGTCGGCCCGGTTTGACTGGTTTGGTAATTCCAAGCCGAATGTAAGTGGGGAAGGTCGCGGACGAAGCCTATCGAAATACTCCAACAATAATGGTCTGGCCACGGCGACGGTTAATTACAAACTATCGGAGCGGCAGGCCCTGGCCCTGAGTAATGCGTTTAGTACCTTTAATCGGAAGGGATCGGATGTGTTTAATCCAAGTTTTACCCGTGGCGATGTACGGCCCCGCCTCAACAAAAATGTACTGGGCCTGGGATATACCTATGACGAAAAAGACAAGTGGAGCACATCTATTTTTGGCAAGTATCTGTATCAAAACACCGCCGGACAATCCTCGTTTAATAAGCTGGGCTTTGGGGCGGCTGTCAGTTATTTCGTTACGCCTACGCTTCAGTTAAAAGCTTCCTACGAGCGGGCCAATCGACTACCCGAGGCGAATGAACTGTTTGGCGATGTTGAGTTAGTAGAGGGTAATCTTACGCTTAAACCCGAAGAAAGCCAGAACATAAATGCCGGGCTTAGTTACGGTTTCGCTGTTAAGGAAGATCATCGCTTCCTGATTAATGCCAACGCCATTTACCGATATTCCTATAACTACATCTACTCTAGATTCAACCAAAATCAGTCAGCCCTGGTACTCGATAACCTCGATGGCGTCTTTACCGTCGGCGGTGAAGGAGAAGTGCGGTATTCCTATAAAAAACTCTTCACGCTCGGCACTACGCTAACCTATCAGTACTTGCAAAACCAGCAGGAATACGTACTGGATAATTATGGTAACTGGGTGAAAAGTCCGGTCTATAAGGATCAAATGCCTAACATTCCCTTCTTTTTCGGCAATGTCGATGCCTCAGTCACCCTACGCAATCTGGGCCAGAAGGGGAATGTCCTCAATATTGGCTACAACATGCTCTATGTCCATTCTTTCTGGCTATACTGGCCTAGTCGGGGCATTGCTAGCGATATCACGAAATCCGGTATTCCTATGCAGTTGACGCACGACATGAATGCCGTCTACAGTCTCAAGAACGGACGGTACAATATCGGCCTGGAAGTAAGAAACCTTACCAATAGACGTCTATACGACAACTTCAGTTTACAAAAGCCCGGTCGTGGCTTTTACCTCAACGTTCGCTATTTCTTTAATTCCTTTAAAATTTAA
- a CDS encoding DUF4374 domain-containing protein, giving the protein MQLRSTLALAVAAGMLASCSKNESGPSNPGNFILTVSPAATTGVADYLLTAQTLDSDTITTKGNGVEQDGTYRYYVTHNGKFFSMLYGQGNPGAVTAYNIQDGKLNKLTNFQTETVQAFAPVNDDLLLFKISRNLTAPTSSWYKVNTNSLTITSEGTVNTLEMTKLGELAHFTWLKQVGTKVFAPYQTILDRSFNTKYPNQAFIAIFNYADMKLEKVITDDRASFIGSYFQDGLSVQENGDVYGFSPSAATTDNKISSTKPSAILKIKSGTTEFDPSYYFDVEAASGGMNITSWQYLGNNTYIVHSQSKAEKTSFPAGSRVGIVNVVDKTYKTVTGLPKLEDIADLTTNNYTPKDGKTGYVGVNLKDGNSFVYKIDASTQTATRGLRVEGGSITAIQYLK; this is encoded by the coding sequence ATGCAATTGAGATCAACGCTCGCATTGGCTGTGGCAGCAGGTATGCTGGCATCCTGTTCTAAAAACGAATCCGGTCCGAGTAATCCGGGTAACTTTATATTGACCGTTAGTCCGGCCGCTACGACGGGTGTGGCCGATTATCTGCTGACCGCCCAAACGCTCGATTCTGATACTATTACGACGAAAGGGAACGGCGTAGAGCAGGATGGAACCTACCGCTATTATGTCACGCACAATGGCAAGTTTTTTAGTATGCTCTACGGCCAGGGCAACCCCGGAGCCGTAACCGCTTATAATATCCAGGATGGCAAGCTGAATAAACTCACCAACTTCCAAACGGAAACGGTACAGGCCTTTGCACCGGTAAATGATGACTTACTGCTGTTTAAAATTTCAAGAAACCTGACCGCTCCAACATCTAGCTGGTACAAGGTGAATACCAATAGCCTGACCATCACCTCCGAAGGAACGGTTAATACGCTGGAGATGACGAAGCTGGGCGAGCTGGCCCATTTTACCTGGCTGAAACAAGTGGGTACCAAAGTGTTTGCCCCGTATCAAACCATTCTGGATAGAAGTTTCAATACCAAGTATCCGAACCAGGCGTTCATTGCCATTTTCAACTACGCGGATATGAAACTCGAAAAGGTAATCACGGATGATCGGGCGAGTTTCATAGGTAGCTACTTCCAGGATGGTCTGTCCGTTCAGGAAAATGGCGATGTGTACGGATTCTCTCCTTCAGCCGCAACAACGGATAATAAAATTTCTTCGACCAAACCTTCGGCGATTTTGAAAATCAAATCCGGTACCACGGAGTTCGATCCCAGCTATTACTTCGACGTAGAAGCGGCGAGTGGAGGGATGAACATTACGTCCTGGCAGTACTTGGGAAACAACACCTACATCGTGCATTCCCAGTCAAAAGCTGAAAAAACTTCTTTTCCGGCTGGATCGCGAGTGGGCATTGTGAACGTCGTGGATAAAACCTACAAAACCGTAACGGGACTGCCGAAACTGGAAGACATTGCGGATCTGACTACCAACAACTACACGCCCAAAGACGGGAAAACGGGTTACGTAGGCGTGAACCTGAAAGACGGAAACAGCTTCGTTTACAAGATCGACGCCAGTACGCAAACCGCTACCCGTGGCCTACGAGTGGAAGGTGGATCCATTACGGCCATCCAGTACCTGAAATAA
- a CDS encoding PepSY-associated TM helix domain-containing protein: MDNRKYNIYFNTHTVSGIIICAILYVMFFAGSFSFFRDDLAAWQKNESYLSQKGLIKKDFNYVLDSLSRHHTLKGRDVDFTIQRNVPGAYVSMTASHDPEVQKLKSKKKPEAKRGGRGRRGDGDSAFFTYDFSKKKEADYATSYTMGEFLYRLHFLAQLNQVFPFRLGVPFGYLLAGIVSFIFLFALITGLLLHWDKLVSNFFTFRPWTKWKTVWTDLHTVLGVIGFPYQLVFALTGVILIFNSFLIIPYTKLFYNGNEEKIYKDLNYGVKQEFPYARKPLQSSFDINQLVSQVQQKWERSDISLVAIRNYGDENMHVIIQGKAHTDAQLNGQGEFIYRVRDQKVMAEHSPLDTPSYIDTVKGFIYHLHFGDYGGRPLRVIYFMLGIMGCLVINSGVMIWLVARDKKNIPVRKRAFNFWTANVYISSSLSMLPVTAFAMIALLFLDKPGQPEIYHWYFYPWLVLSIYFLIRKDLDLVNRQSTFLAAVTCFLLPVLDGVVRSNWFWNTLNRQAYDILFIDVLFLILSLLSGVIWWKMEQKRRAEPSAVLTKEKVGQLGQA; encoded by the coding sequence ATGGATAACCGGAAATACAATATCTACTTTAACACGCACACCGTCAGCGGGATCATCATCTGTGCGATTTTGTACGTCATGTTTTTTGCGGGTTCATTCTCTTTTTTCAGGGACGACCTGGCAGCCTGGCAAAAGAATGAGTCATACCTGAGCCAGAAAGGTCTAATTAAAAAAGATTTCAACTACGTTCTGGATTCGCTTTCCCGTCATCATACGCTCAAAGGTCGGGATGTTGATTTTACCATCCAGCGGAACGTACCGGGAGCGTATGTTTCCATGACCGCTTCCCACGATCCCGAGGTACAAAAACTGAAGTCTAAGAAAAAACCGGAGGCCAAACGCGGCGGTCGGGGCCGGAGGGGCGATGGCGACTCGGCTTTTTTTACTTATGATTTCAGTAAAAAGAAGGAAGCCGACTACGCCACTTCCTACACTATGGGCGAATTTCTGTACCGCCTGCACTTTTTAGCCCAGTTGAATCAGGTTTTCCCCTTCCGGTTGGGCGTTCCATTCGGATACTTGCTGGCGGGAATTGTTTCCTTCATTTTCCTTTTTGCCCTGATTACGGGATTGCTACTACATTGGGATAAGCTCGTCTCTAACTTTTTTACCTTCCGACCCTGGACTAAATGGAAGACCGTCTGGACCGATCTTCACACGGTACTCGGCGTCATTGGCTTTCCCTATCAGCTCGTTTTTGCCTTAACGGGTGTGATCCTGATCTTCAATTCTTTCCTGATTATTCCGTACACAAAATTGTTTTACAACGGTAACGAAGAGAAGATTTACAAGGATTTAAATTATGGCGTCAAACAGGAATTTCCCTACGCTCGTAAGCCCTTACAATCCTCATTTGACATCAACCAATTGGTAAGTCAGGTACAACAAAAATGGGAGAGGAGTGACATCAGTCTGGTAGCCATTCGGAATTACGGCGATGAAAACATGCACGTGATCATTCAGGGAAAAGCCCATACGGATGCTCAGCTCAACGGACAGGGAGAATTCATTTACCGCGTCCGTGATCAGAAAGTGATGGCAGAGCATTCGCCCCTGGATACGCCGTCGTATATTGATACCGTTAAAGGGTTCATCTACCATCTGCATTTTGGTGATTATGGCGGACGGCCGTTGCGGGTCATCTATTTTATGTTAGGAATCATGGGTTGTCTGGTCATTAATTCAGGCGTGATGATCTGGCTGGTTGCCCGGGATAAAAAAAACATCCCCGTCCGCAAAAGAGCATTCAATTTCTGGACGGCCAATGTCTATATCTCCTCCAGTTTAAGCATGCTGCCGGTTACTGCCTTTGCCATGATCGCCCTGCTCTTTCTGGACAAACCGGGTCAACCCGAAATTTACCACTGGTACTTTTACCCCTGGTTGGTGTTAAGCATCTACTTTCTGATTCGGAAAGATCTGGATCTGGTGAATCGGCAATCCACCTTCCTGGCAGCGGTGACCTGCTTTCTGCTGCCCGTATTGGATGGCGTGGTTCGCAGCAACTGGTTCTGGAACACGCTGAATCGACAGGCGTATGATATTCTGTTTATCGATGTACTCTTTCTGATCCTTTCCCTGTTGAGCGGAGTAATCTGGTGGAAGATGGAACAAAAAAGGCGAGCAGAGCCCAGTGCCGTACTAACCAAAGAGAAAGTCGGTCAATTGGGGCAAGCCTGA